The Desulfobotulus pelophilus region GGGAAAAGGGTTTTATTCCTGCCGGTCGGGACTGATTTTCGGGTTGGCGGATACTGTGTACAGCGTTCCGGCATCCTGTGTACCGGATTCCGTATAATTGAAAAAACCCGGAAAGCCGGTCAGCTTTTCCGGGTACAATTTTTAAAAGGGGCAGGTTCTCAGAATGGTTTCCTCTTTGAGAGCTCCTGTCCGGGGAGCAGGCTTTAGGCCATGGGACAGTATTGTTTTCCCCCAAAGGATAAAAGGGAAACCCTTTTTCAGTATTTCTGCGGTTTTTCCGCATATTTTACCTATTGTCTTGTGCTGCTGCTTTTTGGCTTTTTTCTTTTTTTTGCTTATCCTCTTCTGAAAAGCGGAGGATATTTTCTTTTACTGGTAACACCCTGGCAGCCTTTGGCCGGTAATTATGGCATTGGCCCCATGATTGCAGGAACGGCTGTTATCAGCCTGCTGGCGGTGTGTCTTGCCTTTCCCGTATCCTTGGGAGCGGCCGCTTTCTGCGAAGCAGGTCTTGCTCCTAGGAATCTTGTACGTTGGGTGCGGCCAGTTTTTCAGCTTATGACGGGCATCCCCACGGTGGTCTATGGCTTTCTGGCGGTTTTTCTTCTGGTTCCCTTTCTTCGCAAGGCCATCGGAGGTTCTGGTTTTTCTGTCCTTGCCGCATCCCTTATGCTGGCCCTTCTCATTGCACCGACCATGATCCTTTTTTTCTCCGATGCTTTCCGTGCTGTTCCCGGAGAGCACCTGCGAGTCATGACAGCCATGGGAGCCCATCCGGAAGAAAAGCTGGTTTTTCTGCTTCTGCCCCAGGCCAGAAGCGGTATTGTGGCGGGATTGCTTCTTGCCGCAGGCCGGGCTGTGGGAGATACCCTCATAGCCCTGATGCTGGCGGGTAACAGTCTGGCTTTTCCTTCCTCCCTTACGGAACCGGCCCGTACCCTGACAGGCCATATTGCCCTTGTGATGGCTTCGGATACCCAAAGCCCTGAGTTCCGGTCCATTTTTGCCTGCGGGCTAACGCTGTACCTGATAACCACCCTGTTGATTTTTTTCTGCAGAAGGGTCGTGGTTTCTGAAAGGGGAAAAGGATGAAGGCGCCCCTGCGTATAGCCATAAAAAGCGCTGCCTTTGCTGCGGCTTTGGGGCTTTGTTGTCTTGTTCTTTTTCTGCTGGCAGCCCTTTTTGTGAAAGCATGGCCTGTGCTGGATCTGCGCCTTTTGTTCGGGGATACTCCGCCGCTGCAAGCGATCAGGGGGGTAAGGCCCGTATTTGACGGGCTCTTCCCCGCCATTTGCGGAACCCTTCTTCTGGTGATTTGTGCTGTGGTTCTGGCCCTTCCCATGGGGATGGGAGC contains the following coding sequences:
- a CDS encoding PstC family ABC transporter permease; translation: MGQYCFPPKDKRETLFQYFCGFSAYFTYCLVLLLFGFFLFFAYPLLKSGGYFLLLVTPWQPLAGNYGIGPMIAGTAVISLLAVCLAFPVSLGAAAFCEAGLAPRNLVRWVRPVFQLMTGIPTVVYGFLAVFLLVPFLRKAIGGSGFSVLAASLMLALLIAPTMILFFSDAFRAVPGEHLRVMTAMGAHPEEKLVFLLLPQARSGIVAGLLLAAGRAVGDTLIALMLAGNSLAFPSSLTEPARTLTGHIALVMASDTQSPEFRSIFACGLTLYLITTLLIFFCRRVVVSERGKG